One genomic region from Candida albicans SC5314 chromosome 6, complete sequence encodes:
- a CDS encoding uncharacterized protein (Predicted membrane transporter, member of the drug:proton antiporter (14 spanner) (DHA2) family, major facilitator superfamily (MFS); Hap43p-repressed gene), with protein sequence MTVQDNLHPYLKKPSIKRPLDLLVRLSANFSEIRLPYLDDVSLPPRSPLERSIHHELEEDKKSTYDIEGQTIGRNSFSYELENVDATSSYYAGDDADIHGADVVDYDLEDDNVSISQTTLAMSTSEMGGPSTIKNLKEKEYYYEADAGDGTHATEQYVTGFRLVLTLFSCIVSLFLVVLDQTIVTTIISDVGNNFKAFDKIGWLTSGYLLPMACLSLLNSKIAVAFGRKNCLLVGILIFEIGSLVAALAKNMPMLIGARVIQGLGGGTIQSMISIILTESVPISKRSLSYALLGITYSCSFLGPIVGAAILTHLNWRWCFYINLPIGGAAFIILLMGFNPPKVKGNIKDRLKKIDYMGTFLLTTGLVLILLALSFGGEEFNWKSGYIIQNFIVGGFSIIAFLVWTFKYAPNPMILSIFIKNFTILCACISAFANFAVFIALITYLATYFQVVFNKSAFKSSIAILPMIVSVVVASMLNGPFIRRTSNVKIPMVISGICAPVGAAFLLMLDKDANNSKQIGCQIVIGVSIGLQFQASLLSAQLEVPKDVEGSLIMITVFMSFLKSLGGTLGVVIAQLVYNNSVVVNFKKLLNNLDTTSIQYKTISRFNASEIVASPELLWSAIPDSNIRGLVLDKVIVHALKNVYYVSIGLGVVCAIASLWTTNKKVPKDEEVRKSK encoded by the coding sequence ATGACAGTTCAAGATAATTTACATccttatttgaaaaaaccaTCAATTAAACGACCACTTGATTTATTAGTACGACTTAGTGCCAATTTTTCAGAAATTAGACTTCCCTATTTAGATGATGTTTCATTACCACCAAGATCACCTTTGGAAAGAAGTATACATCATGAACTCGAAGAAGATAAGAAATCAACTTATGATATTGAAGGGCAAACTATTGGAAGAAATAGTTTTCTGTatgaattagaaaatgTTGATGCCACTAGTAGTTATTACGCCGGTGATGATGCTGATATTCATGGTGCCGATGTTGTCGATTATGATTTGGAAGATGACAATGTGAGTATTTCTCAAACTACTTTAGCCATGTCAACTTCAGAAATGGGTGGCCCATCAACTATTAAAAACttaaaggaaaaagaatattattatgaaGCCGATGCTGGTGATGGTACTCATGCCACTGAACAATATGTCACTGGTTTTAGATTAGTTTTAACACTTTTCAGTTGtattgtttcattatttttggtAGTTTTAGATCAAACTATAGTAACGACAATTATTAGTGATGTTGGAAATAACTTTAAAgcatttgataaaattggttGGTTAACTTCAGGATATCTTTTACCTATGGCttgtttatcattattaaatagTAAAATTGCCGTTGCAtttggaagaaaaaattgtcTTTTGGTCGGgattttaatatttgaaattgggtCATTAGTAGCTGCTTTAGCGAAAAATATGCCCATGTTAATTGGTGCTAGAGTAATACAAGGTTTAGGTGGTGGTACCATTCAATCAATGATTTCTATTATATTAACTGAATCTGTCCCCATTTCAAAAAGATCCTTATCGTATGCATTATTGGGAATCACTTATTCATGTAGTTTCTTGGGTCCAATTGTTGGTGCTGCAATTTTGACTCATTTAAATTGGAGATGGTgtttttatataaatttacCCATTGGTGGTGCAgcatttattattcttttaatgGGATTCAATCCTCCTAAAGTGAAAGGAAATATTAAAGATCGACTTAAAAAAATCGATTATATGGGGACATTTTTATTAACTACTGGtcttgttttaattttattagcTCTTTCATTTGGTGGTGAAGAATTTAATTGGAAATCAGGTTATATCATacaaaattttattgttggtggATTTCTGATCATTGCATTTTTAGTATGGACATTTAAATATGCTCCTAACCCCAtgattttatcaattttcattaaaaatttcacaATTTTATGTGCTTGTATTTCTGCATTTGCCAATTTTGCCGTGTTTATTGCCTTGATCACTTATTTGGCAACTTATTTCCAAgttgttttcaataaatccGCTTTCAAATCGTCTATTGCCATTTTACCCATGATTGTAtcggttgttgttgcttcAATGTTGAATGGACCTTTTATTCGCCGGACAAGTAATGTAAAAATCCCCATGGTGATTTCGGGAATTTGTGCTCCTGTTGGTGCAGCATTCTTATTAATGTTAGATAAAGATGCTAATAATTCCAAACAAATTGGTTGTCAAATTGTTATTGGAGTATCGATTGGATTACAATTCCAAGCATCATTATTGTCGGCTCAACTTGAAGTCCCTAAAGATGTTGAAGGATCACTTATAATGATCACGGTGTTTATgtcatttttgaaatctttaGGGGGTACTTTGGGTGTGGTTATTGCCCAACTTGTATACAATAATTCTGTGGTggttaatttcaaaaaattacttAATAATTTGGACACAACATCGATTCAATATAAAACTATTCTGAGATTTAATGCTAGTGAAATTGTTGCCTCTCCAGAACTTTTATGGTCAGCTATACCAGATTCAAATATTCGTGGACTCGTTTTGGATAAAGTTATTGTTCACGCTCTTAAAAATGTGTATTATGTGTCAATTGGTCTTGGTGTGGTTTGTGCCATTGCATCGTTATGGACAACAAATAAGAAAGTCCCTAAAGATGAAGAGGTACGTAAAAGTAAGTAG
- the HOC1 gene encoding alpha-1,6-mannosyltransferase (Protein with similarity to mannosyltransferases; similar to S. cerevisiae Hoc1p and C. albicans Och1p), giving the protein MTKYTTTASRRTGFRRHIPIILIIIILGLLVTFFFGFSSFKGAKDIQEVISNLPNDKILGLSNILSTENSKNQGELLIKIEKLHNKYYKDQEERLKKIEKQNNEILQEIKLLKSPPQHASIREKLTFVYPYDADVRFPAYIWQTWKHGLNDEKFDEKYREGERQWAYKNPGFVHELFNDDTAHTMIKYLYRQIPEVINAFEALPEVILRMDFFRYLILFAKGGVYADIDTFPIQPIPNWIPENVSPLDIGLIVGVESDSNSPNWRSESVRRLQLGQFVLQSKPGHPILREIIAQIVLYTKKLEVPELNGNPNAKAIAIMKWTGSGRFTDVVFQYLNDYILSSIYESINWQHLHNLEVPKLLGDVLVLPRVSFSADDEKNPLSFVKHYGDKIYKQV; this is encoded by the coding sequence atGACAAAATATACAACTACAGCGTCAAGGAGGACAGGGTTCCGAAGACATATTCCAATcattttaattattattatcctTGGATTACTTgtgacatttttttttggattttcatcatttaaagGAGCTAAAGATATTCAAGAAGTCATTTCAAATTTACctaatgataaaatattAGGATTATCGAATATTTTAAGTACAGAAAATAGTAAAAATCAAGGTGaattattgattaaaattgaaaaattacataataaatattataaagatcaagaagaacgattaaaaaaaattgaaaaacaaaataatgaaattttacaagaaataaaattattaaaatctCCACCACAACATGCTAGTATTCGAGAAAAATTAACTTTTGTTTATCCTTATGATGCTGATGTTAGATTCCCAGCTTATATATGGCAAACTTGGAAACATGgattaaatgatgaaaaatttgatgaaaaatatcGTGAAGGTGAAAGACAATGGGCTTATAAAAACCCAGGATTTGTTCatgaattatttaatgatgataCCGCTCATACTATgatcaaatatttatatagaCAAATACCTGAAGTTATTAATGCTTTTGAAGCATTACCTGAAGTCATTTTAAGAATGGATTTTTTCAgatatttaatattatttgctAAAGGTGGAGTTTATGCTGATATTGATACTTTCCCCATACAACCCATTCCAAATTGGATCCCCGAAAATGTTAGTCCCTTGGATATTGGATtaattgttggtgttgaaaGTGATTCTAATTCACCAAATTGGAGATCAGAATCAGTGAGAAGATTACAATTGGGTCAATTTGTCTTGCAATCTAAACCTGGTCATCCTATTTTAAGAGAAATAATTGCTCAAATTGTATTATACACTAAAAAATTGGAAGTTCCAGAATTAAATGGTAATCCAAATGCTAAGGCAATAGCAATTATGAAATGGACTGGTTCTGGTAGATTTACTGATGTTGTTTTCcaatatttaaatgattatatattatcatctatttatgaatcaataaattggcAACATTTACATAATTTGGAAGTTCCAAAATTATTAGGTGATGTTTTGGTATTACCTCGTGTTTCATTTTCtgctgatgatgaaaaaaatccaTTATCATTTGTTAAACATTACGGtgataaaatttataaacaagTGTAA
- a CDS encoding uncharacterized protein (Protein of unknown function; ketoconazole-repressed), with product MSIAITKFFNKLKKAYNLFYYSSPLPVLSNGEAMAFHFVNLTILLISVYYTIFYVPKLLIQSTEKIIYYLTGQQVYIFGLLQSGLKLVNHAATHNNNVTNFSFSSSSSSXSLG from the coding sequence atgaGTATTGCTATAAcaaaattcttcaataaattgaaaaaagcatataatcttttttattattcgAGTCCATTACCAGTATTATCAAATGGTGAAGCCATGGCTTTTCATTTTGTCAATTTGACAATTCTACTTATAAGTGTATATTATACTATATTTTATGTTcctaaattattaattcaatcaacAGAAAAgattatatattatttgaCGGGTCAACAAGTTTATATATTTGGATTATTACAATCGGGTTTAAAATTAGTTAATCATGCTGCTactcataataataacgtcaccaatttttcattttcttcttcttcttcttccgSYTCCCTTGGTtaa
- a CDS encoding uncharacterized protein (Ortholog(s) have mannosyltransferase activity and role in ER-associated ubiquitin-dependent protein catabolic process, GPI anchor biosynthetic process, protein processing), whose protein sequence is MRQRTTIYNPYSSHDGIITNLNRTNFQLSSIPNHLFTIENKYTITTTTTQPNKSSLYSAIKELRIQTKFNNNESGIPIFSFHYEPGLNIYAVPQSNVDKLEFWQQVEQLIMELLGIKLSSQQWIANVNSFYYHDIQPQPLLNLKEGWKFNLHPKSNYDYIYNQDKIIIRELLTNVSEIEFNLESGIYKEIGLFLIDEKISTNDDLNLSGIRVILDEDSNTNNKEESIHKTMFHIKPRHRSFDDSTTITTTKIIPQGLHPILSTELNTTTIVIPTDFDVEECKFYYYLNLNKSLIFDQFQNIPIGSQLIINNGNKNLELPEYKINQWGNELLFEFEFDNDNDIPHHINLTVHSRYQLPQNNHSHSQISNVLNSLPNIFIGCNVKEGNLLDKSPFDTKRDVKIGGNYEIYFTEDTVFYHLQNSDNSGNSGSSTLLEINIPHGKTTFDRVNNITSLGLLIGVLMILYAISIRVFMSTTSKTKRD, encoded by the coding sequence ATGAGACAAAGAACAACCATTTATAATCCTTATTCTAGTCATGATGGAATCATAACTAATCTTAATCGAAcaaatttccaattatCAAGCATACCTAATCATTTATTCACAATTGAGAATAAATAtaccatcaccaccaccaccacacAACCTAacaaatcatcattatatctggcaattaaagaattaaGAATTCAAAcgaaattcaataataatgaatcaggtataccaattttttcatttcattatGAACCAGGACTTAATATTTATGCTGTACCACAATCTAATGTCGACAAATTAGAATTTTGGCAACAAgttgaacaattgataatggaATTATTAGGGATTAAATTATCTTCACAACAATGGATTGCTAAtgttaattctttttattatcatgATATTCAACCTCAaccattattgaatttgaaagaaggatggaaattcaatttacaTCCTAAATCCAATTAtgattatatatataatcaagataaaattattattcgGGAATTGTTAACAAATGTGTCAGAAATAGAATTTAATCTTGAACTGGGTAtttataaagaaattggtttgtttttaattgatgaaaaaatctcaactaatgatgatttgaatttaagTGGTATTAGAGTGATATTAGATGAAGATAGTAATACTAATAACAAAGAAGAATCGATACATAAGACAATGTTTCATATAAAACCAAGACATAGGAGTTTTGATGATTCtaccaccatcaccaccaccaagaTCATTCCACAAGGATTACATCCTATTTTGAGTACTGAACTTAACACAACAACTATTGTTATTCCAACTGattttgatgttgaagaatgtaaattttattattatttgaatttaaataaatcattaatatttgatcaatttcaaaacattCCAATAGGATCgcaattaattattaataatgggaataaaaatttagaattaccagaatataaaattaatcaatggGGTAATGAActtttatttgaatttgaatttgataatgataatgatatcCCTCATCATATAAATTTAACAGTTCATTCAAGATATCAATTACCTCAAAATAATCATTCCCATTCCCAAATTAGTAATGTTTTAAATTCGTtaccaaatatttttatagGTTGTAATGTCAAAGAAGGAAATTTATTAGATAAATCACCTTTTGATACTAAAAGAGATGTTAAAATTGGTGGTAATTatgaaatttattttactGAAGATACAgttttttatcatttacAGAATTCCGACAATTCCGGCAATTCCGGTAGTTCAACATTATTAGAAATTAATATTCCTCATGGGAAAACTACATTTGATAGAGTCAATAATATAACTTCACTTGGTTTATTAATTGGTgtattgatgattttataTGCCATTTCAATAAGAGTTTTCATGAGTACCACTTCAAAGACGAAAAGGGattaa
- a CDS encoding Ran GTPase-binding protein (Ortholog(s) have Ran GTPase binding activity, role in protein import into nucleus and nucleus localization): protein MTTELYGGAITISKLPNSFIDISQIRQVPDTQEVFINQLSSHNDSHDVSGSFDHSFIIDLLERVDPIDYQEAIHLHLQDIVPPHVHNQLIEQIKQQQQEEEDNEEDDDDGIIRYFSFVQFKPQYKKSDPNESPKQIITLICLIRLEKVDTDVLLQYIIPLKSENENVNVNFEGSTKVDKIVKESYDLFKKIALSFTVKDWNLFG from the coding sequence ATGACAACAGAATTATATGGAGGAGCAATAACTATTTCTAAATTACCTAATTCATTCATTGATATATCTCAAATTCGACAAGTCCCTGATACTCAAGAAgtatttattaatcaattatctAGTCATAATGATAGCCACGATGTCTCTGGATCATTTGATCATTcatttataattgatttattggaaaGAGTTGATCCTATTGATTATCAAGAAGCAATTCATTTACATTTACAAGACATTGTTCCTCCTCATGTTCATAATCAactaattgaacaaattaaacaacaacaacaagaagaagaagataatgaagaagatgatgatgatggaaTAATACGatattttagttttgttcaatttaaACCCCAATATAAAAAATCCGATCCAAATGAATcaccaaaacaaattatcaCTTTAATATGTTTAATTCGATTAGAAAAAGTTGATACTGATGTTTTATTACAATATATAATTCCTTTAAAAAGTGAAAACGAAAATGTCAATGTCAATTTCGAAGGATCTACAAAAGTGGATAAAATCGTGAAAGAAAGTtatgatttatttaaaaagaTTGCTTTAAGTTTTACCGTTAAAGATTGGAATTTATTTGGATAG
- the OYE2 gene encoding NADPH dehydrogenase (Putative NAPDH dehydrogenase; induced by nitric oxide; Spider biofilm induced) yields the protein MTIDNEGIVIKPLGSTKLFQPIKLGSNTLSQRIAFAPSTRYRATKDNIPTDLQLEYYSQRSEYPGTLIITEATYTSRQGGLVPYVPGIYNDAQTKSWKKINDAIHANGSFSSVQLWYLGRVANPKNLKDAGLPFVGASSVYWNEESEKLAKEAGNELRELTEEEIDHIVEVEYPNAAKRAIEAGFDYIEVHSAHGYLLDQFLNLASNKRTDKYGCGSIENRARLLLRIIDKLIDIVGAERLAVRLSPWATFQNVDVEGEEIHSYIIDQLQERANSGNELAYISLVEPRVQASWDIAKENQVGSNEFILKHWKGKVIRAGTYAHELNKINEDINNDRTLIAFSRFFISNPDLVKKLHDGISLTPYERATFYNHDNFGYNTWIKYGENKVFNEQEERKKLGKPLA from the coding sequence ATGACAATCGATAACGAAGGCATTGTCATTAAACCATTGGgttcaacaaaattattcCAACCAATAAAACTTGGTTCTAACACTTTATCACAAAGAATAGCATTTGCACCATCCACACGTTATAGAGCAACCAAAGATAATATCCCTACCGATTTACAATTAGAGTATTATTCTCAACGATCAGAATATCCTGGAACTTTAATCATTACTGAAGCAACTTATACATCACGTCAAGGTGGATTAGTACCATATGTTCCTGGGATTTATAATGATGCTCAAACTAAAAGTTGGaagaaaattaatgatGCGATTCATGCCAATGGAAGTTTCAGTTCAGTTCAATTGTGGTATTTAGGTAGAGTTGCTAATCctaaaaatttgaaagatgCTGGATTACCATTTGTTGGAGCCTCATCAGTTTATTGGAATGAagaaagtgaaaaattggcCAAAGAAGCTGGAAATGAATTGAGGGAATTGACAGAAGAAGAGATCGATCACattgttgaagttgaataTCCGAATGCTGCTAAACGTGCCATTGAAGCAGGATTTGATTATATCGAAGTGCATTCAGCTCATGGTTACTTGTTagatcaatttttaaatcttGCCTCTAATAAAAGAACTGATAAATATGGCTGTGGTAGTATTGAAAATCGTGCTCgtttattattaagaattattgataaattgattgatataGTTGGTGCTGAAAGATTAGCTGTTCGTTTATCACCATGGGCCACGTTCCAAAATGTTGACGTCGAAGGAGAAGAAATTCATAGTTATATCattgatcaattacaagaaaGGGCAAATTCTGGTAATGAATTAGCGTATATTTCTCTTGTTGAACCACGTGTTCAAGCAAGTTGGGATATTGCTAAAGAGAATCAAGTTGGCtcaaatgaatttattttgaaacattGGAAGGGGAAAGTAATTAGAGCAGGTACTTATGCTCatgaattaaataaaattaatgaagatattaataatgatagaACTTTAATTGCCTTTTCaagatttttcatttctaaTCCTGATTTagtgaaaaaattacatGATGGGATTTCTTTGACTCCTTATGAAAGAGCAACATTTTATAATCATGATAATTTTGGATATAATACTTGGATTAAATATGGAGAAaataaagttttcaatgaacaagaagaaaggaaaaaattGGGTAAACCTTTAGCTTAG